The genomic region CATCCAAGTCATCGACATCAGCAATCCGCTCAATCCGGTTCTGGCCATTCGCCCGGATACCCGCAGCGCCCATTTCCAGTGGTTTCACTTCAAGGCCAGCGGTCTGCATGTCGGCCAGGAACACTGGTTCCGCCTTAACAACGCCAGCCAGTCCACATACAGCAAAGGCTGGCCCGGTTATCAGGCCGTAGCGTCCTACGATCACGTCAACTGGTTCCGCGTGCCGACCATTTTCGAAGGCGACTGTCTGCGTTTCTGCCTCGAAGCCACCCAGACCCATGCCTGGTTTGCCTATTTCGAACCCTACAGCCGTGACCGTCACGACTGGCTGATCGAGCAGGCGCTGAGCAAGGCCGGCACCGAACTATTGGCGACGGGTAAAAGTGTCGAAGGTCGTGACATTCAGTTGCTGCGCAAAGGCTCGGGCGCCGAAGGCCAGCGCAAAATCTGGATCATCGCTCAGCAACATCCCGGTGAGCACATGGCCGAATGGTTCATGGAAGGCGTGATCGAGCGCCTGGAAAGGCACGATGATCCGGTGCTGAACAAGCTGCTCACCAGTGCCGATCTGTACCTGGTGCCGAACATGAATCCGGACGGCGCGTTCCATGGCCATCTGCGCACCAACGCCATGGGCCAGGATTTGAACCGGGCCTGGCAGAACGCCAGCCAGGAGATCAGTCCCGAGGTGCTCTTCGTCCAGCAGCAAATGGAAAAGTACGGCGTCGATCTGTTCCTGGACGCCCATGGCGATGAAACCATTCCTCACGTATTCACCGCCGGCTGCGAAGGCAATCCGGGTTACACGCCGCGCATCGAGAAGCTCGAAGAGCACTTCCGCAATCACCTGAAACACACCACCAAAGACTTCCAGACCAAGTACGGCTACACCCGCGACGAACCAGGCCAGGCCAACATGACGTTGGCGTGCAACAGCGTCGGCCAGAAATACGACTGCCTGTCGTTGACCCTGGAAATGCCGTTCAAGGATCACGACGACCATCCCGACAAGGAAACCGGCTGGTCGGGCAAGCGCTCCAAACAGCTGGGCAAAGACGTGCTGACAACCATCGCTGACATGGTTGATACCCTGCGCTGATCCCCTCCTCCGTCCCTCAAGAGATCGCGGCTTGTCTGCGATCTTTTGCTTTCTGCCATTCGTACCTTCATGCAAACAGGTTGCAAAATAAAACCTGAATCAATACCGTGATCAAGGTTTTATTTTGAAACCTAAAAGGATGCGGGATATGAAACCTCTCAAAAGCAGCGTCGTTTTGCTTTTCTCTGTGGCCTGTGGGCTGGCCGTGGGTAACGTGTACTACGCCCAGCCGCTGCTGGACGCCATGGCTGAAGCGTTTGCCCTGTCGCCGGCGACCATCGGCATCGTCATCACCCTGACGCAAATCGGTTACGGCATCGGTCTGGTGTTACTGGTGCCCCTCGGCGATCTGCTCAACCGGCGCCGATTGATCGTCACTCAAACCCTGCTGTCGGCAGCGGCGTTGTTGATGATCGCGTTGGCGCCCAGCAGTGTCTGGTTGTTGCTCGGCATGACATTGACCGGGCTGCTCGCCGTAGTGACTCAGGTGCTGGTGGCTTACGCCGCAACACTTGCTGTCCCGGCACAACGCGGTCGCGTGGTCGGAGTGGTCACCAGCGGCATCGTCGTCGGCATCTTGCTGGCGCGCACGGTCGCTGGCGGCATGGCCGATTTGGCCGGGTGGCGAGCGATCTACTTCCTGTCTGCCGGGCTGACACTGTCGATGGCATTGCTGCTGTTTCGCGTTCTGCCCAAGCATGAATCCCCGCAGCCGGCGACTGGCTACATCGCACTGATCGCCTCGGTGTTCAGCCTGTTCAAAGAAGAACCAGTGTTGCGCCAACGCGCGACCCTCGCATTATTGACCTTTGCCAGCGCGATGGTGCTGTGGACGCCGATGGTATTGCCCTTAGCCGCCCCGCCACTGTCCTTATCGCACAGTGAAATCGGTCTGTTCGGACTGGCCGGCGCAGCGGGTGCGCTGGCCGCCGCACGGGCCGGGCATCTGGCTGATCGCGGCCTCGGCCAATGGGTCAGCGGACTTTCACTGTTGCTGATGCTTGCTTCGTGGCTGCCGATCGCCCTGACTCAATCTTCGCTGTGGGCATTGCTGCTCGGCGTAATCACCCTGGACCTGGGTCTGCAAGCCGTACACGTCACCAGCCAGAGCATGATCTACAGTGTGCGCCCCGAAGCGCAAAGCCGCCTCACCGCCGGTTACATGTTGTTTTACTCGATCGGCAGCGCGCTCGGCTCCATCGGCTCGACCGCGATGTACGCGTGGGCCGGCTGGATTGGCGTGTGCCTGCTCGGCGCGGGCATCAACGCCGTGGCGCTCGCGTACTGGTGGCTGACCCTGAAAAGCGGCGCACCGGCTCGATGCGCCACTCAAGCGGGTTAACTGCGATCGCGACCGCGCAACATGCTGTCGAGCACCTCGTCGCGGCGGATCCAGCCATGAAACAGCGCCGCCGCCAGGTGCAACAACACCGTCAGGAACAACAAATAAGCCAGATACCCGTGAGCCTTGCGCAGAAACGCAAACAACTGTGCATCGGCCGGAACAATCGCTGGCAACTGCAGCGTTGTACTGAGCATGACCGGCTCACCCGAAGCGCTGATCATCGCCCAACCGAGCAACGGCAACACCAGCATCAACGCGTACAGCAACAGATGCGAAGCCTTGGCCGCCAGCACTTGCCAACCCGGCAGATCCGCTGGCAGCGGTGGCTGGCGCGTAGTCAGTCGCACCAGCAAACGCACAATCACCAGCGCCAGAATCGCGATGCCCAAGGGTTTGTGCAAATGGATCAGCCATTCATGCCGCTCGGAAACCGAGGTGACCATGCCGGCGCCGATAAACAGCATGGCGATGATCATCAGCGCCATCAGCCAGTGCAGCAGTCGCGCCAACAGGGCGAAATGCGTCGGTTGAGTTCTCATGGGCGAGCCTCCTGTTTGGCAGCGGGCAACTGGCTGACTTCGCTGGTGCGACGCAGATAGGAATCGGCGTAACCGGCGGAACGCGCCGCGAGCA from Pseudomonas tensinigenes harbors:
- a CDS encoding cytochrome b, translated to MRTQPTHFALLARLLHWLMALMIIAMLFIGAGMVTSVSERHEWLIHLHKPLGIAILALVIVRLLVRLTTRQPPLPADLPGWQVLAAKASHLLLYALMLVLPLLGWAMISASGEPVMLSTTLQLPAIVPADAQLFAFLRKAHGYLAYLLFLTVLLHLAAALFHGWIRRDEVLDSMLRGRDRS
- a CDS encoding MFS transporter, yielding MKPLKSSVVLLFSVACGLAVGNVYYAQPLLDAMAEAFALSPATIGIVITLTQIGYGIGLVLLVPLGDLLNRRRLIVTQTLLSAAALLMIALAPSSVWLLLGMTLTGLLAVVTQVLVAYAATLAVPAQRGRVVGVVTSGIVVGILLARTVAGGMADLAGWRAIYFLSAGLTLSMALLLFRVLPKHESPQPATGYIALIASVFSLFKEEPVLRQRATLALLTFASAMVLWTPMVLPLAAPPLSLSHSEIGLFGLAGAAGALAAARAGHLADRGLGQWVSGLSLLLMLASWLPIALTQSSLWALLLGVITLDLGLQAVHVTSQSMIYSVRPEAQSRLTAGYMLFYSIGSALGSIGSTAMYAWAGWIGVCLLGAGINAVALAYWWLTLKSGAPARCATQAG
- a CDS encoding M14 family metallopeptidase; protein product: MTVAKSSFDISANFDSGNIQVIDISNPLNPVLAIRPDTRSAHFQWFHFKASGLHVGQEHWFRLNNASQSTYSKGWPGYQAVASYDHVNWFRVPTIFEGDCLRFCLEATQTHAWFAYFEPYSRDRHDWLIEQALSKAGTELLATGKSVEGRDIQLLRKGSGAEGQRKIWIIAQQHPGEHMAEWFMEGVIERLERHDDPVLNKLLTSADLYLVPNMNPDGAFHGHLRTNAMGQDLNRAWQNASQEISPEVLFVQQQMEKYGVDLFLDAHGDETIPHVFTAGCEGNPGYTPRIEKLEEHFRNHLKHTTKDFQTKYGYTRDEPGQANMTLACNSVGQKYDCLSLTLEMPFKDHDDHPDKETGWSGKRSKQLGKDVLTTIADMVDTLR